The Vigna radiata var. radiata cultivar VC1973A chromosome 6, Vradiata_ver6, whole genome shotgun sequence DNA segment tttttaatgatttaaaaaataaaaacaagttgtaacttcttttttcttataaataaaacgCTAATTCTCATAATCAAAGAACACGACTGTTTTAACTTAAGTATTCTCTAATGTGCTTCAAATCAGGaatgttcttattttttctatatttctctttgaattttacaaatattcataaaaaaattattaatattataaaatgttcaTTTTTCTAATTGTCATTGAATTAGATCTGTTTATAAACGTTCCAAACTCTAATTACCAGTCTTATATTTGATCAAAGGTTGATTAGCTGAAGAAAATGCTAATAAACGCGTGATTTGGGCTTTCTTGTGTAGTTTTGGGCTTTCTGGGCTCGTAACAAACCCATGACAACTTCACTAGAAAACACTGACCAAAAGTAAGGCACGAAGAAAATAATggaacaagaaaaacaaaggtGGACATAAAGTAAAAGTGACATTTTTtattaggacaatgatattttttttttataacatattaacACTCTTTTGTgtcattttatgatttaaaacgatatttataattattataattgactgtgaaataattttaaattaataaaaaaaacatataaatgatattaaaatattgtaaaaaaaatattattaaaatatgattatcttttatttaagtAGATATTTTATGAGAATTGTGGTTTGAATTTGCCTTTGAAGATGAAAATCATTGAGCAAACAGTGATGACTTTagtatgttttgttgtttgttagagATGATTTGGAATGTTTGAGAAATTGCATTGGAGGTAAATAAACAATGATAACTAAGAAATAGTAATAATACATTACATAtggtacaaaaataaaaaaataagaaaagatttAAGAAGTACTATAGGTAGTATGATAGAAACAATAACAGTAACATCACTAACCCACCCACTCGTCACTGTCTTAACTTTACAGAGTGCGTGCACAACCCCAATCAAAAAttccttcaattttcttcacttcaaagtttaattaaataattaattaatgaagcATTAGTCTTtgttatgatgatgatgatgatgagtcATGCATATGCCgttttatgatttcaaaattaatatactaATAAGAAAAAGGAGTGGCAAATGGAGGACCACGTAGATGTATGTGTGTATCTATTATCTGGGTCTACCAGGGGCAGGATAACTGGGCCCGGGACCAGGCCCAGGCCCAGGTCCAGGCTTACCCATAACGGGAGGGGCACTCACTTGATGGAACGCGGGGGACCCGTAGACGTGGCCCGGATGATGCATCATGGCGGCGGCGGAGGACGGGGAGTAGTCGTAGCCGCTCACGGAGGAGGAGGCGGCGGCGTCCTTGTCGCGTGCGGCGACGGTCTTCTCTCCCTCGATCTCGCGGAAGCGCTGGAGGTAAATTTTGAGAGGCTCCACGTAGTCCTCGAATCCTAAGGTGGTCATCGCCCACAGAAGGTCATCGCCGTTGATTGTCTTGCGCTTCTCGCGCTGGCACTTGTCGGAAGCTTCGCCGGTTATGAAACTTATGAACTCCGACACGCATTCCTGCACGGTCTCTTTGGCGTCCTTGGAGATCTTGGCGTTCGCCGGCAGAGCCTTTTTCATGATCCTGCTTACGTTGGCGATTGGAAGGAAGCGGTCCTGTTCCCGAGGCGATAACTCGCTGAAGCCGCTGTTCCCCGCGTTCTGCGCTCCTCCCGAGTCGTTGTCCGAGTCAGCCATGGACTCGGCGCGGATTCCGAAGGCTCAACAAATTCAACACTCTACTCTGCCTTCAGTTGACTTCCAGCGAGAGAGAGTGaagagaaaatggaagaatggaatgaGCAGGGTCCGTTGGATCAGAGGCTTAATAAGCCTCTATCCGCTGGACACGTGGACCCTTCTTCACCGTTGTTAGTCGATAAGTGTGTGCTTGCACGGAGGGCTTTTTGACCATTGGATTTGACGATGGAGCAACGATCTGGACCGCTGGTTTCGTATCCGCTACATGTTCCACTCTGACTTGGACTGTCTAATCGCCCACTCAGCACTGACTTCAAACCTTTTATCCATGATCTCGTTGCCGTTTCACgctgataaaagaaaaaaaaaggataaaagagtaaattaaaaaaatgttgttatatcaaaataataaaatattcgaCAAAGTTTGGTTTTCCTATTCTTCCAATTTGAGGAacgaaaaaatataaaaaagtttatattttgccaaaaaattattattaattttaagattaaaaaacctttgtagttaattataattttgcatTCATTGGAGTGTGAGTGTCCACAAGGAAATagcataataaattattagaagGTGAATAATTAGTTGTTCGGTAGAGTGGACTGAAGGAATGGTTTTCTTCCTTTAGAAGCAAAATTAGATTTTCCAAATATCTATCTAAACTCGGAATATAAGACATACATTCCAAAATCATTGCCATGTTGCCATTAAACCACGTTTCTCCCATGTTTTTTCAATACCTAAaactcaaacatttttttttattgagctTTATATTTACACACGTgagatattataataattaaaaaattattatatttagaattGTTATAAATGGAttctaagtttaattcaattttataaaatcaatttataagatgaagtttacattcatttatataatataaattaacttttttgaaCAATCGGTGTGTGactttgaataataataactgATACCATGGATTCCTAAATTAGAtagtacattatttttttaatattattaaaaataaaaaaagaagagattttatGTCAGtttctaaaagaagaaaaaaagatataaaaataaaaaataggaaaatttcCAATAATAACCTTGAAAGATATAGTAGGtaaaaggttgaaaaataatgaGTAATAGTTAAATGATACAGAGACAAAGGGCTTTAAGGAAATGGATGACACTGGTTTAGTTATACTTAATGGTGACTTTGCATTGGTCACCCACCAATGCATCATTCCTTTAATTTCACGTCTTTTACCTTTTGTTTCCAATTATTTGTTcgtctcttttattttctcatgcatcatttttcttttgctgaaaacaaattataggaaggaagatgatgaatgaattcattttctttattgtatAATCGAGTATTTGAGCTAATCAATATGCTAGAAAGGTGACGTAAATTCTTTTTTCATGAGTGATTTTTCTATATGATCATTTAGAAAATAGTTTCTACAAACTTGATTAAGTGTTGGAACGATTATTAGATACATAACTTACGGTATCAAGTACTTAATGCATTTAAACCcacttttatatttagaaaggagtttttcttttaagagatTAAATGTTATGTgacattttttatatgttttttattttcgtgAACTACTTGTATTTTTTggattaaatgtttttatgtttgaaaattgaaattaattgtttttttaaactttaatttaatttaattttttaactttaatgtgtaaattttgtgtttttatatcaatttcGCTAAGTTTAATTGATGTTTCAAAtgcattttatataatttttgagttgtttgaattgtttgatAGACTATGttagttgaaaaatatatttgaaatatcaatcaaatttaacaaaatttagttaaatgaattaaattcatatatttttaaagttgagagactaaattagattaaagtttaaaaaacaattaatttcaactttcaataaAAGTTAAGGAACCAAGAACATATTTTCacctatattttcttttctttatatgttttttttcctgTCTAGTGAATCCTTTCATTCCTTCTCATGAAAAAACTCAAGTAAAAAATAGGTTAATAACCCGTTACCACGCAACTAGTTTAATGATCTACGagtaataaattgttatttGGTCCTCCACAATGTTATTTAACTGattcttgttttctctctttctttgtcGATTTAGTTTTTTGTTTAAGTTTGTCTTGTTTAATATAACTCATTCTTGGATACTTTTTTGGCTTAATATCTCCATTGGTCCTCTGATTTGttaactaatctcattttggtcctcaagtttgcaacagtctcaatttagtcacaatttttgaaaatatgaacacattgtatcccatccgttaagtggtagcagacgGCGTTAAGTGTTGTCCACGTATTGGAATGAGAATGTGGtgaggtgttatttttttttacgtggCAATTGGGATTTAGGGATTTAGGTTCCTCTCGCAGCACGTGCTCAAGAGCCTCAAGGACTccatcaaaaccctaaaatcttGTGACTCCTTGATGCTTATGGCGGAAACGCTTGGAATCACGCAAAGGTGCGTTGATTATGTGGTTTCCAGAGCTTCGTCTGCGGATCCTGCATTGTTTGGGTGGCCGGTGAGTGACGCCACTACTGCTTCCAAACAAGTCCTCTGGAATGGAATTGACGGTgtaggaagaagaaaggttggCGCCGGTCACGGCGATTCTTGGTTTGAAGATCTGGCGCTTCTGCGTTTGCCTCTGTTCAAGAGATTGATTCTTGCGATGAAAATTGCGGAGCTGAGTCCTGAGATTATTGAAACCTACGTGATGTATTATGCTAAGAAGTACATTCCTGGTGTTTCAAGATCGAATCGGAAGCCGTTGTCGTTACCTTCGTCGTCGTCATCCGTTGTGACAGAAACGGAGCAGAAGGAGCTTCTGGAGACGCTGGTTTCAAATCTTCCGCTTCAGAAGAGTTCGAAGGCCGCAACAGCGACGAGGTTTTTTTTCGGATTGTTACGAACGACGAATATACTGAGTATAAATAGTCGCTAGAATCAAAAGGGGTTGCGTTAAAATGGGATAGAGATTGAGATTGTAGTTGTTGGGTTGTGAGTGTGAAGggaataaagaaataattgatGACGATGATTTCGATTAAGAGCCCATAGACAAGTTCGTCATTTGCGTTGTGTTTGTTTGGTCTGAATATATTGTTTAAACTGATTGGTGAGGAAGGAATTACGAAATTGGTGTTGGTCAGTGGTAATGGATGTCACATTGGATGCTTAAAGGCTCCTAGTTATTGATATTTGGTGGTGCTGCCattttatattgtgttttttttcattGTCTTTTCCACTCACTCGTCTGATTCAGAGATGCACACATTATTGGAGATGACTATGGTGGTTGACTATGGTGgtttacagaaaataaattttccaggaaaaataaaaattgtaacgATGACCCTTTGTGTTAATGGAGGTTTTAGTTTAAGAGGAAGAAAGGGTGTGTGTATGGGGAATGAGGGTTTGAGGGTGGGAATGGAAAGGAAGCATGGTCGGAGGAGTGAGTGATCACTGATtgagggaagaagaaggaataCCGCCACAtggatttaataattttaaaacataaaaaaaaaatatacaagtcAGCTCAAATTAACGTcgtctgctaccacttaacggatGAGATATaatgtgttcatattttcaaatattgtgactaaattgagactgttgcaaacttgaggaccaaaatgagattagttgacaaataaGAGGACCAATAGAGGTATTAAACCTACTTTTTTCAATACAATGTTGTGATGTCATTTCCTTATCTTTAATATATACCAACCTTATCAATTTCTCAatccataataaaaataaaatgagtatgttttgttttgttttaattttacattattatttccattttattattaatttaataaggtttaattgctttttttgtccccagtttggttgaagtgtgtcaaattcgtcccccttttagaaaaatgtcaatttcgtcccatatagaaaaaatttgtgtgaatcaagtcatctccgttaaaaatcattgctttcaaaactcactttatccactgcaatATCAGGGATCAGACCCATGAAGTAGTTATtgttcaaaactcactttaagtttttaacaccattagttcaaaactcactttatatACTGCAATATCAGGGATCAGACCCATGAAGtagttattattcaaaactcactttaagtttttaacaccattagtttgtatttaacggagatgacttaattgacacaaattttttctatatggggacaaaattgacttttttctaaaaaagacGAATTtaacacacttcaaccaaactggggacaaaagaagccattaaaccatttaataattgtattaatcATAGGAGAAATATCCATTTTTTTACGTCATTGCATTGTTATATTTGGTAACCTAaccaatttcttttcaaatgtcTCTTCTCCTTAATTTCATTCTCTTTGAAAagcattcatttatttttaacttaattaatttttaatatggtcctctaatttaatttgaattttcaaaacatCTTCACAATTATTAGTTTTCCAAGTTTAgtcatttacatttttaaaaaaagttaaatttagttgtttaattcttttaaaaacatcaaatttagtcatttagttttttaaagACATTCAATTAGGTTATTTTGGTTGTTCGTTGGTCctttaactatttttctttttccattccATTAGAATTGTAAGTTTACTTTTCTTAGACCGCCATTCATGCTCAAGCAAGAAAGCAACCAccaactaaattataaaaaaaatataccaaatttaatatttttaaaaaactacaaaactaaATTGATAAAACTAATAACTagtgatttttgtaaaaattcgaatgaaattaaatgatcaaattaGGAATTAAGTCTCTCTTTTTATTTCACAGactttgtattctttttttacttatttttattcattcaatATTTACAAGCTTCATTCGTATTAAtgagataatttttttaggagataatttttttaggttaaaactCTTAAATCATCTTtatatttgtgttgaaatcttAGTTTCATCCTTAAGTTTTAAGTtgtttgatgttattttttaaaacttgtaataaataaacctttttttaagtaaaaaaaacattaaaatgtgCTGAAATGTAATATTTGTCAAAACACATGTTATAATTTAAGTATTTGACATATTATTTCGTCCTTTTTAATCATGACTGTTTGccttaacatttaaattaagtCAAACATTATTCATCTTCTTCGAAAATTGATCAGTTGAAACATGTATCGTTATTCTTACAACCCATAGACATGTCCTGGATGATGTAACACCCCTACTTTGTATGTAAAAAATTACAGCAAAATTCAAGTTTTATGGattaagaataaattgaaaattttatggcAAGAAAACtcattacaaatttaataaggCGTATCAAATACTAAACAAAGTGTAGAGATAAAGTTtgagaattttaaataaacttaatttattataacttcaattatatatatatatatatatatatatatatatataaaagaatttattctAAACATTACCAGAATCTATGTCTTACACTTTAACTTTAACTTATTTACCACTTACCAGAACAGATTGAAAAATATACTAGTGCTTGTTACTCACAAGTTTAACTACTTTAACTAAATTATTCATTTGATTACTTATACCAAGAAAGGGACCAAAACTGCCCGCGTAGTTCATTATCTAACTTAGTTCAAAGGATAAGcttcttattttcattaaataaaaatcagaaCAGGTACTGGATGGTGGAAATCAAAGTTGCACCGAGAGAGAACAAACAGGCTTGTTCAAATAAAAGACCCCCACCATATACATATCAGCCATgcttggaatttttttttaaaagacacaCAAAACAACATAGTATTGCCACTCAATTCAGACTTGCCATAAGAAAATTAAGTCAGCCAGTTCACTCATAGATGAGTGAAGAAaccaaattatttataacagTAAAATTCTGCAGAGTTACAAAACTGTTAATAAAAGGAATCTGAAGTTTTCACTCTTTTTGGCTTTTCACATACATAAGATCAGAAACAAAGAGTTGGTCAGCATATAGGAAGTGATATTGCACCGAAAGGCATAGTCaaagaacaataaaatatatgtaccGAGTGGCAGAACCATTAAGATTAACCATCAACCTCAGTGATCCATATGAAACCATAATTCTTCAGGATATAAAAGTCATGCCATGAATAAATGGATGTAGGGCCACTATCCAATAATTCTATACGGCTTCAAGACATACAAGAGATTTTAATCTCATTAGAGCATCTAAGGGAAACAAACCGAGAGTTCTAATCGCCACACACAATATATTGACAATCAAACTCTCCTTTCTTTCCAAATGCAGAGTTATAAGGTATTTGAAAGCCATATTATTCGGTCATTCATCCTTCTAGTCCATCCATCTCAAAGTTAGAATATACATTTCAACCAAAATCATGAAGCAGAGCATACACACAAGCCAAGCAACTATGCTATCTTACATCAACTATATCATCAGAACACATTTCACAGATCAACAATTTCAAGTATCCATACAATTCAAGCATATGTTAGCTCTCCTACCTGGATTCCTTGGTTCTCCTCAACGAAAATTAGCAGCTCCAACTCGTCTACACTATCTAAGGTATCTACAGATTGTCCAACCTCTTTGCTTACTTCTTCCTATCTTAGACCAACCTTCTCTCTTCTGTTTTTCCTGTTTTCCTTATTATTTTCGTTAATTATCATTAAGGGGAAATTAAGGTTTTATCCTTGAAGCTAGCAGCTCCTATGTTTGGACGTTTTCAATCAAAGAAGGAaccaatttctttaattcacgcCTAATGTCTCCATAACCTACATTCAAGTTCTGTGCATGGtttgtttcatttgattatTAGGTGATTAGTTTGGTTGGAACTCAAAACATAAAGTTGCTAAGctgaaaagaaaggaaagggtAGGAGTGAGGGGAAAAGAAGACAACTTTCATAatggaagagaggaaagaaagggATTACGTTTTCATTAGCCAAAACCAAAAATTATGTCTACTGTCTAATTCATAGGCTGTATTGGATGGGTATTTTcgaatgtataaaaaaaatctacataccatggtaatttaataaaatacagaATCACATCTTAAATACATCAATACACTactggagaaagaagaaaatatgttttatcgTAAATATTTTGGGATCTCACAGATGATGCATCATGGCGGCGGCGGAGGACGGGGAGTAGTCGTAGCCGCTCACGGAGGAGGAGGAGGCGGCGTCCTTGTCTCGTGCGGCGACGGTCTTCTCTCCCTCGATCTCGCGGAATCGCTGGAGGTAAATTTTGAGAAACTTGGCGTAGTCCTCGAATCCTAAGGAGGTCATGGCCCACAGAAGGTCATCGCCGTTGATTGTCTTGCGCTTCTCGCGCTGGCACTTGTCGGAAGCTTCGTCGGTTATGAAAATTATGAACTCCGACACGCATTCCAGCATGGTCTTTTTGGTGTGCTTGGAGATCTTGGCGTTCGCCGGTATAGCCCTTTTCATGAGCCTGGTTACGTTGGCGAGTGGCAGGAAGCGTTCCTGTTCCCGAGGCGATAAGTCGCTGAAGCTGCTGTTTCCCGCGTTCTGCGCTCCCTCCGAGTCGTTGTCCGAGTCAGCCATGGACTCAGCGCCGATTCCGAAGACTCAACAAATTCAACACTCTACTCTGCCATCAGTTGACTTCCAGCGAGAGAGTGaagagaaaatggaagaatggaatAAGCATTCTTTTAGCCATacattgattatttatttttttaaaatatttttatttatttattatttatttttttacttatattttcaaGTGTTCAATTATGTAAATTCAAAACGTGATCCTCTTAATATTTAATCATCGATAACAACATATTCTCTTGttgtgatttttataattttagtaaataaactatttaattaatatttgaaggTGTAAGAATATAGCTCTTatccaacaaaaataaaaatggccTTTACCTTCATCTTGTAACTTGTAGcattcaaacaaaacataatcaTATTATGCTATCTAATGTGACAAAACTGCTATAACACATCATTGTAAAACTGAAACTAAAGATCAATAGGCCAAGTtaataaaagagaacaaaatcATGCTAAAGTTCAAGAAAACTCCTTCTCCAATCTCAAATCTTGGTGTTTTGTGGATCCCTTTGAGATATCAATCTCAATTAAGTTTTCATCCTCAATCATCTCATCAATTTCTTCCAAGAGCTCTGTGAAACGTTGCTGTTTGAAAAAGCATTCTGGCCAGAACTCTGAAAAGTGATTGTTTGGAAGTTTGATTTCAATCAAGCCATCCTCCTCCTCATCATAATCATCACAATCATCACTATAAATAGCCAAGTTATCAGATATATAAAGATTTTGATTTCTACTGTGATGAATCTCAGAACTTTCTCCACTCATGGTTGAGCTGCTGATGCTTTCAGTATctgatggaagtgaagtatcTGACTTTGGATCAGCTTGTTGCTCATACTTCTCAACACTGACTTCAAAACCTTTATCAGTGATGTTTCTGCTTTCACAATCTAATGGAAATGAGGACTCTGACTGTGCTTGAACTTGGCTCTGAGAAGTTTCACTTTGTTGGGTAGTACTAGTAATATCTTCTTCTAATGAAGGCtgtatttccaatttcttctGGTTATCTTGGACGAGATTTTCATGTAAGGACCCTTTTTTCTTTGTCATTGTGACAAGAAACATGGTAGATAGAAGAACAATCAGCAGGGTAAGAAGGGAAGGAGAGGATTCAGaaactgaaaagaaaatgaaaattgaaaacagaAGGACAAGAACCAGAACGATTGGTGATAATAAACTGCCAAAATTTGAACACAGTTTGTGACAGATCTGTTGCTTTGTTACTTTCACCATGATCATTCACTAGAAATATACTTTTCGTGTAAAATCCAAACCAAATGAAAAGGCTGCAAGAAGATATACTTCTTGTTAATAAGGAGGTGGTCTTTTGAAAAGACTAAAAGAAAGAGGCAGATAATGTTTTCAATCTGTATTGCCTTAAAATACAGATTGTGAGAGCAAAGTTAGAGATAAGTTTCAATGTGGTATACAGGAATCTGTGGTGCCATAAGAGCCCTTTAAGGTATTAGGTAATAACTTTCACCAAGTGCCCTACTTCCTATTTTTTAATCAGTTGCTAAAATGtcaaacaagaagaaaaggagggAAATGTTTAGCTTTTCAATGTGAAACAAGAGTTGTAAGATCATGACCAGAACCCCAAAGAAAACAAGTTGTTTGAAGTTTTGAGCATGTTTCATCAAACCTGATAAGGATGATGTCTGATTCTTGGAAGATCAAGTTCCTTTGCACTGCAGAGGAACTCTGCTAGCATGGAATCCAACTTCAAACCAAATTGTTTGTTGTATTTTTCTCTGGCATGGAAccttttattattcattatctGCATGTGATTCTCTTGGAGATAGCAAAGCTGTCAGTTTCCCAAGAATATTTACAACCTCAAAGCCTTGGACTTGTCGATGCATGTGCCAGCACACATGGCTAGATACCTGACCcaagaaaacaattttatcaAATCAATGGATAATGTGCTCAACAAGGACCTTGCTTCTCCCTCTGTTTCACTCGCAATCAAACAAAACCTATTTGCAAAAACCCAACACACCGAATCAGGAAACTACAGATTTCTCCAAACAACACTTCTTTATGGGAGTTCCTTTCTTGAGACACTTTCCCATAAGACACTTTTTCGTACTAGATTTCCATCACTTGCATCAAACaaatgagaaagtaaaatacaatataaaagtaaagatttattaatttattactttaaaattttggattgaaaatacTATCAATTCCGATTATATTCATATTGGTGTTGTATGTTTTCGGTGAATTTCTAGATAAAATTCATATATGTATAGTATGATGATACGGTCAAATAAAGAATCTAACCGATAAAATTATCGAAAAGGGATGGCCAGTCCAAATAGATTATGCACCATCCAATCAAAATAAAGGACTCGCAGACGGTTGATCCCAACACCCTAAACATTGTTTCTAATCAATATTACTAATAAGCATTACTTAGTAGATAATACGTTAGGATGTAATAGGTTAGGATTGTCGTGATTAGCATTTCATTGATCTTATTTTCATattgaaatctataaataaaggttaaaGGTAACAAAATAGTTGATGATATTTATTGcgaatttaagattttgttgTGACTTAATTGGATTAATCACTGACTCGAACATCAAAACATACCTAAGCAAATTTAGAATAAAGTGTAAAGAAGTGTTTTGTAGAGATCCTCGATCCTATCCCTAAAACAATATCAAAAATAGCTTTTTGTCTCAATAAAATTTGAGTATGATAGAGGTTGACTAAACTTCTCACCAAACACAACTACAATTCTTAATAAAGTAAGccacattaaataaatattatttctaatcaAGATTACTCGTAATTAGGATTTTATTAATCTCAAACTTATCTAAAAGCttataaacaaaaatcaaatataagaaGATAGTGATtacatttattacaaattaataaagtatGAAAGAGTGTTTTATGGAGATCTCGATTCTACCGTCtaacaatgtaaaaataactttttgcCACAATGAAATTTGAGTATGATGGCAGGTTGACTAAACTTCCCAGCAAACACAACTATTCTTAATAAATTAAGACACATTAAATATGCAATCAGCAATGTTCTTTGATTAATGAATAATCCACTTTCTACTATTATTACCTAGGTTCATTATACATACAAAAGTAATTGTCCTCAAAGTCCTTTCCTGCTTCTGCATGTCATGCTCATGCAGACTTTAATGGAGTGGAGGCCCCATTATGGAAGATATCCACAACATTCTCAGCTACTCTCTATTCCTTTCCTGTTCCACTCTATATCAGCTATCAGGACCAACTGCTTCCAATTTTCATTGCTACAAGACTTTTAAACCagctaaaaataataatatatgaattatttaaaagactaatttcttttttaattatttctaactTCAACTCCTAAAATATATGAAACTATATATGATAAGggaaatgatatataaataatatttgaacattatcatacgtgtcattgtgtgattggtctaaatgacacaatgacaccaccatgaactaatcacacaatgacacgtatgataatgtttaaatattataaaaaaaatgttgtctaagtatcttgATAATAATACTTAGCGTAATCAAACAATATCATAAACGTGAAAATGCATCTGTCAGCTTTTTCACCTTTTCTGTCTTGTTCTATACAATTCTTAGCCTTAATCCCTCTCATAATCATTTGCTCGTGCCAACGCAGAAATGATGCTATAAAACATGAAGAACAACAGACAAGAAAGACATGGAAACAGATTCACAAAAAGACATCCATCGCATTGATCAAATGCTTTATAGTGACCTTTATTTGATTGTGTTTCTTGGTGGAAAATCTTGTGCATTATTATGCCTTCTCCTCAATGATTATTGTtcttgacatttttaaaagtctatcacttttcatcatttctttaataatattttttattgtattatcaTTATACTATGCTTAAAGTAAATTGAATGTAATTATATCTTGAAAGTTTACtgtaatt contains these protein-coding regions:
- the LOC106764596 gene encoding uncharacterized protein LOC106764596, whose product is MIMVKVTKQQICHKLCSNFGSLLSPIVLVLVLLFSIFIFFSVSESSPSLLTLLIVLLSTMFLVTMTKKKGSLHENLVQDNQKKLEIQPSLEEDITSTTQQSETSQSQVQAQSESSFPLDCESRNITDKGFEVSVEKYEQQADPKSDTSLPSDTESISSSTMSGESSEIHHSRNQNLYISDNLAIYSDDCDDYDEEEDGLIEIKLPNNHFSEFWPECFFKQQRFTELLEEIDEMIEDENLIEIDISKGSTKHQDLRLEKEFS
- the LOC106764597 gene encoding nuclear transcription factor Y subunit B-3, coding for MADSDNDSGGAQNAGNSGFSELSPREQDRFLPIANVSRIMKKALPANAKISKDAKETVQECVSEFISFITGEASDKCQREKRKTINGDDLLWAMTTLGFEDYVEPLKIYLQRFREIEGEKTVAARDKDAAASSSVSGYDYSPSSAAAMMHHPGHVYGSPAFHQVSAPPVMGKPGPGPGPGPGPSYPAPGRPR
- the LOC106764598 gene encoding nuclear transcription factor Y subunit B-2-like, whose product is MADSDNDSEGAQNAGNSSFSDLSPREQERFLPLANVTRLMKRAIPANAKISKHTKKTMLECVSEFIIFITDEASDKCQREKRKTINGDDLLWAMTSLGFEDYAKFLKIYLQRFREIEGEKTVAARDKDAASSSSVSGYDYSPSSAAAMMHHL